Proteins encoded within one genomic window of Granulicella pectinivorans:
- a CDS encoding type IV toxin-antitoxin system AbiEi family antitoxin domain-containing protein, whose amino-acid sequence MTNNMAITMRYVGKHGIVRPRDLEALGIPREYLLRLYRRGKLSRTGRGVYTLPDAAITERHSYAEVTKRVPGAVLCLLTALAFHEITTQNPSSIWIALGKGARTPALESPSLRIARLSGPSLTEGIETHRVEGISVRVYSAAKTVADCFKFRNKIGLDIAIEALRDCLSQRKASINDIYRYAKICRVSNVIRPYMEAV is encoded by the coding sequence ATGACAAACAACATGGCTATAACAATGCGGTATGTTGGCAAGCACGGGATCGTCAGACCCCGCGATCTCGAAGCGCTTGGCATTCCGCGCGAATATCTTCTGCGTCTGTACCGGCGAGGCAAACTCAGCCGAACTGGTCGCGGCGTCTACACTCTACCCGACGCGGCCATTACCGAGAGACACTCCTACGCTGAGGTGACGAAGCGAGTTCCGGGAGCTGTTCTATGCCTTCTAACGGCGCTCGCTTTCCACGAGATCACGACTCAGAACCCATCATCGATTTGGATTGCCCTGGGGAAGGGAGCCAGAACACCCGCGCTGGAGTCTCCTTCGCTAAGGATTGCTCGGCTGTCCGGGCCCTCCCTCACCGAAGGGATTGAAACCCATCGTGTCGAAGGCATTTCCGTCCGTGTTTACTCCGCAGCAAAGACAGTCGCGGACTGCTTTAAGTTTCGCAACAAGATTGGCCTCGATATTGCAATCGAGGCTCTACGAGATTGCCTTTCGCAGAGGAAGGCGAGCATCAATGATATCTACCGCTACGCCAAGATTTGCCGCGTAAGCAATGTCATTCGCCCATACATGGAGGCCGTATGA
- the mobF gene encoding MobF family relaxase: MVTLSKPISAGQAQAYHKEEFANAKENYYTEGERVRGEWQGQLAARFGLTGEVQEEQFARLSEGQHPVTGEQLVRHQTVREYENGRGEMVRSMEHRAGWDATFSAPKSVSLTALVGGDDRIREAHRESVTVALNEMERYVQARIGGNIPAETTGAWAVAKFEHDSSRPVEGYAAPQLHTHAVVFNITETADGDTRALQPQELYKTQQYATAVYRSELAARLQGMGYEIERGEHGQPEIKGYSREYMEASSPRRQQIKDHLAEHGRTGPEAAEIAAHHTRGNKQNLSHDEVRAQHQIMATAHGDQPQRVVLAAAQCPAVELAPEGSLTAAADGMSYARERGMEREAVTDERSLMRDALKHTMGEARLPEIRAEFGRRVQASELIEVAHREGAAGRTFTTREMQGYERELIDRMKLSQGNREVLADGNVRQQTMEQHPHLSLSQRNAVDTVLTSRDQMMALEGVAGAGKTTSLAAVRDAAVSAGYEVEGLAPTSRAAQKLGEAGMETHTLQHHLARGDRADDGQKRLYVIDESSMASTKQMHTFIERLRENDRVLFVGDTRQHEAVEAGRPYAQLQEAGLRTARLDEIIRQKDPALKEVVEQLARGHVRDAIGNLNEQGRVHEIGDRQQRIAEIAREYVRSPENTLVVSPDNESRREINQHIHRAMQDTGQVKGEEHRVHVLYARQDITGADRQYAQNYESGDVIRYSKGSKPLGIEAGEYARVARTEPVNNIVTVTRKSGEELSYDPRRLQGVTVYRDTERTFAEGDRVQVTAPYHEHKLANRELGTVEQIDGGGNLKLKMDSGREVEFNARQHPHLDYGYAVTSHSSQGQTADRVLIHVDSEQAHGELLNSRMAYVSVSRAQYDAQIYTNDAATLGQELSRDVSKSVALEDVSIAKSLDPQPVQQIVEQIGLGLSL; this comes from the coding sequence ATGGTGACGCTCTCAAAACCGATCAGCGCGGGACAGGCTCAGGCGTATCACAAAGAAGAGTTCGCCAACGCCAAGGAGAACTACTACACGGAGGGTGAGCGCGTGCGTGGTGAGTGGCAGGGCCAGCTTGCCGCGCGTTTCGGATTGACCGGCGAGGTCCAGGAGGAGCAATTCGCCCGACTGTCCGAAGGCCAGCATCCGGTGACCGGCGAGCAACTTGTTCGGCATCAGACGGTCCGTGAATATGAGAACGGGCGCGGTGAGATGGTGCGTTCAATGGAGCATCGTGCCGGTTGGGATGCGACGTTCAGCGCGCCGAAATCTGTCTCGCTAACCGCGCTTGTCGGAGGCGATGACCGGATTAGAGAGGCCCATCGGGAAAGTGTGACGGTCGCGCTAAACGAGATGGAGAGATACGTTCAGGCGCGAATCGGTGGCAACATTCCGGCAGAGACGACAGGTGCATGGGCTGTCGCCAAGTTCGAGCATGACAGCAGCCGACCCGTCGAAGGGTACGCCGCACCGCAGCTTCATACCCATGCGGTCGTCTTCAATATCACCGAAACGGCGGACGGCGATACGCGGGCGTTACAGCCGCAGGAACTCTACAAGACGCAGCAATACGCGACGGCGGTCTATCGTTCGGAGTTGGCGGCACGTTTGCAGGGAATGGGCTACGAGATTGAGCGCGGGGAGCACGGCCAGCCGGAGATAAAAGGCTATTCGCGCGAGTACATGGAGGCTTCGAGTCCGCGGCGGCAGCAAATCAAAGATCATCTTGCGGAGCATGGTCGCACCGGCCCCGAAGCTGCGGAGATAGCAGCGCATCACACGCGCGGCAACAAACAGAATCTCTCACACGATGAGGTGCGAGCACAGCATCAGATTATGGCAACCGCACACGGAGATCAGCCGCAGCGGGTTGTCCTAGCAGCGGCACAGTGCCCCGCTGTCGAGCTTGCCCCGGAAGGATCATTGACCGCCGCAGCCGACGGCATGAGCTACGCGCGAGAGCGCGGCATGGAGCGGGAGGCCGTGACCGACGAGCGTTCTTTGATGCGCGACGCTCTTAAACACACGATGGGCGAGGCACGATTGCCGGAGATACGCGCCGAGTTCGGGCGGCGGGTTCAGGCGTCGGAACTGATCGAGGTGGCACATCGAGAAGGCGCGGCTGGGCGCACGTTCACAACTCGCGAGATGCAAGGCTACGAGCGCGAGCTGATTGACCGGATGAAGTTGAGCCAGGGCAACCGTGAGGTATTGGCGGACGGCAACGTGCGGCAGCAGACGATGGAGCAGCATCCGCATCTGAGCTTGAGCCAGCGGAATGCCGTCGATACGGTGCTGACAAGCCGCGACCAAATGATGGCCTTGGAGGGCGTTGCCGGAGCCGGGAAGACAACATCCCTAGCCGCTGTTCGTGATGCTGCTGTGAGCGCGGGCTACGAGGTCGAGGGGCTTGCGCCGACATCGAGAGCCGCACAGAAACTCGGCGAGGCGGGCATGGAAACCCACACGTTGCAGCATCATCTCGCGCGTGGTGACCGCGCCGACGACGGCCAGAAACGGCTCTATGTTATCGACGAATCGAGCATGGCGAGCACTAAGCAGATGCACACGTTCATCGAGCGGCTAAGGGAAAATGACCGTGTACTCTTCGTGGGCGATACGCGGCAGCATGAGGCGGTGGAGGCCGGGAGGCCCTACGCGCAGTTGCAGGAGGCGGGGCTTCGCACGGCGCGTCTTGACGAGATCATCCGGCAGAAAGACCCTGCTCTGAAGGAGGTTGTCGAGCAGCTTGCGAGGGGCCACGTACGGGATGCCATCGGCAATCTCAACGAACAGGGGCGGGTGCATGAGATCGGCGACCGGCAGCAGCGTATCGCGGAGATTGCCCGCGAGTATGTGCGTTCGCCTGAGAACACGTTGGTGGTCTCGCCCGACAATGAAAGCCGTCGTGAGATTAACCAGCACATCCATCGAGCGATGCAGGACACCGGCCAGGTGAAGGGTGAAGAGCACCGAGTGCATGTGCTCTACGCCCGACAGGACATCACTGGAGCCGACCGGCAATACGCGCAGAACTACGAGAGTGGCGACGTAATCCGCTACTCGAAAGGGTCGAAGCCGCTCGGCATTGAGGCGGGGGAATATGCGCGTGTGGCCCGTACTGAGCCGGTGAATAACATCGTCACGGTAACGCGGAAGAGCGGAGAGGAGTTGAGCTATGACCCGCGCCGGTTGCAGGGCGTGACGGTCTACCGCGACACCGAGCGCACATTTGCAGAGGGCGACCGGGTGCAGGTGACCGCTCCGTATCACGAGCATAAGCTGGCGAATCGTGAACTGGGGACGGTGGAGCAAATCGACGGTGGCGGAAACCTGAAACTGAAGATGGACTCGGGGCGTGAGGTCGAGTTCAATGCGCGGCAACATCCGCATTTGGACTACGGCTATGCGGTCACGAGCCACAGCAGCCAAGGCCAGACCGCCGACCGGGTGCTGATTCACGTTGACTCCGAACAGGCGCACGGCGAGCTGCTGAATAGCCGCATGGCGTATGTCTCCGTTTCTCGGGCGCAGTACGACGCACAGATTTACACGAACGACGCGGCAACGCTGGGCCAAGAACTGAGTCGTGATGTATCAAAGTCGGTTGCACTTGAGGATGTGAGTATCGCGAAGAGCCTTGACCCACAGCCGGTTCAGCAGATCGTAGAGCAGATTGGATTGGGTTTGAGCCTGTAG
- a CDS encoding type IV secretion system DNA-binding domain-containing protein yields the protein MATLLSLAFFVGMLTLQYEASWTAAERLYLTDYLKSGARGKASATAASKYTLLEAVVGKGQRLVMDDEIEPIPSLDGRPGYRLTDEGVKHGIARLTWVRGTFNDRMLHRVMGEAVYENVGSWEFYRLPLSLAVAFFVLALFLAVPKDRARRMIWKHGRRLRGPELVTTAEFNERLGKSKLLTTHLPDGIALINEERSWIDIVMRNDLSRWARVPRDREAMHFLIVGDSGTGKSAAIRQILSQVWERGEAAIVYDPAMEYLPQFYNEARGDVVLNPLDARCPFWTPGDEVPHEAEALTLSVSLFPDQGRENRFFVEAPRKIFAHLINLRPTPEELTYWMANADEIDKRIAGTEMAAMIEKGAANQRSGVLGSLNMVADAFKLLPRESETKQRWSTVEWAKERKGWVFLTSKPTMRERMRPLISLWLDLLVLRLMNEESSTRKTWFVLDELASLQHLPQLKTAVTENRKSNNPMVLGFQGKAQVEALYGHVAEAMLSQPATKIFLKTSEPHASEWISKAIGEIEIERFRESRTVGRFPANSQNEQRDITREPLVMSSEVAGLDPLHGYLKHGNLVVRMRFPYLELPNNAHKFVERKTTATAEKIAAQPEPVAVKEAESVIEVAPPKKPSVAVSEQLKPPAQVNEQQHFFE from the coding sequence ATGGCAACGCTGCTATCGCTGGCTTTCTTCGTCGGTATGCTGACGCTCCAATACGAGGCGAGCTGGACGGCGGCGGAGCGTCTGTATCTGACGGACTACCTAAAGAGCGGAGCGCGGGGCAAGGCGTCTGCAACGGCAGCGAGCAAGTACACGCTGCTGGAGGCTGTGGTCGGCAAGGGCCAGCGCCTTGTGATGGACGACGAGATAGAGCCGATTCCATCGTTGGACGGTAGGCCGGGTTACAGGCTGACGGACGAGGGTGTGAAGCACGGCATCGCGCGGCTGACCTGGGTGAGGGGTACGTTCAACGACCGGATGCTGCATCGGGTCATGGGTGAGGCCGTCTATGAGAATGTCGGGAGCTGGGAGTTCTACCGGCTTCCCTTGTCCCTCGCAGTGGCGTTCTTCGTTCTTGCGCTGTTCTTAGCCGTGCCGAAGGACCGGGCGCGGAGGATGATTTGGAAGCATGGCCGGAGGCTACGCGGGCCGGAGCTGGTGACGACAGCGGAGTTCAACGAGAGGTTGGGCAAGTCGAAGCTCTTGACGACTCATCTGCCGGATGGCATCGCACTCATCAATGAGGAGCGGAGCTGGATCGATATTGTCATGCGCAATGATTTAAGTCGCTGGGCGCGGGTCCCGCGCGACCGCGAGGCGATGCACTTCCTCATCGTAGGAGACAGCGGCACTGGCAAGAGCGCGGCTATAAGACAGATACTTTCGCAGGTTTGGGAACGCGGCGAAGCGGCCATCGTCTACGACCCGGCGATGGAATATCTGCCCCAGTTCTACAACGAAGCCAGGGGCGACGTTGTGCTGAACCCGCTTGATGCGCGGTGTCCGTTCTGGACTCCCGGAGACGAAGTTCCGCACGAGGCCGAGGCCCTTACGCTTTCCGTCAGCCTGTTCCCAGATCAGGGCCGGGAGAACCGGTTCTTCGTCGAAGCGCCGAGGAAAATCTTCGCACACCTAATCAATTTGAGGCCGACGCCGGAGGAGCTAACGTACTGGATGGCGAACGCGGATGAGATCGACAAGCGGATCGCCGGAACGGAGATGGCGGCCATGATCGAGAAGGGCGCGGCGAACCAGCGCAGCGGCGTTCTGGGGTCGCTGAACATGGTGGCGGATGCGTTCAAGCTGCTGCCCAGAGAGTCGGAGACGAAGCAGCGTTGGAGCACGGTCGAGTGGGCAAAGGAGCGCAAAGGATGGGTGTTCCTGACATCGAAACCGACGATGCGGGAGAGGATGCGCCCGCTCATCAGCCTTTGGCTGGACTTGCTTGTATTGCGTCTGATGAATGAGGAATCGAGCACCCGCAAGACGTGGTTCGTGCTCGACGAGCTGGCCAGTTTGCAGCATCTTCCGCAGCTCAAAACGGCGGTGACGGAGAACAGAAAATCGAATAATCCGATGGTGCTGGGCTTTCAGGGCAAGGCACAGGTGGAGGCTCTGTACGGCCATGTTGCGGAGGCGATGCTGTCGCAGCCGGCGACGAAGATCTTCCTCAAAACCAGTGAGCCTCATGCGTCCGAATGGATCTCGAAAGCCATCGGCGAAATCGAAATCGAACGTTTCCGCGAATCGCGGACAGTGGGCCGGTTCCCGGCGAACTCGCAAAACGAGCAGCGTGACATCACGCGGGAGCCGTTGGTTATGTCGTCGGAGGTGGCGGGGCTTGACCCGTTACATGGCTACTTGAAGCACGGCAATTTGGTCGTGCGGATGCGCTTCCCGTATCTTGAGCTGCCGAACAATGCGCATAAGTTCGTCGAACGGAAGACGACCGCGACGGCTGAAAAAATAGCCGCGCAGCCGGAACCTGTTGCGGTCAAAGAAGCCGAGTCAGTGATCGAGGTTGCTCCTCCGAAGAAGCCGTCGGTCGCTGTCTCTGAGCAATTGAAGCCGCCCGCCCAGGTCAATGAACAGCAGCACTTTTTCGAGTAA
- a CDS encoding helix-turn-helix domain-containing protein, with amino-acid sequence MQRFPPSPTHHHRRLLRTRQAADYLCISEWKLRRLVQGGGLPFVQDGEGTPFLFDLRDLDAYIDRHKHTGIDLFAS; translated from the coding sequence ATGCAGCGATTTCCACCATCCCCAACGCATCATCACCGCCGCCTCCTCCGAACGAGGCAAGCTGCCGACTATCTCTGCATCAGCGAATGGAAGCTCCGGCGCTTAGTCCAAGGCGGCGGATTGCCCTTCGTGCAAGATGGTGAAGGTACGCCTTTCCTCTTTGATCTTCGTGATCTCGACGCCTATATCGACCGGCACAAACACACTGGCATCGATCTCTTCGCCAGCTAG
- a CDS encoding tyrosine-type recombinase/integrase: MARPRGTGSLYQRKDSAVWWIKYHRNGRSFRESTRTEDKRIATRILGKRLAEISTNTFVGPTHDRITVGELADDLFRDYRINGRKTTDDVQTRWRLHIEPFFGSRRVMEVTSDLVAKYVDHRQSEQASNATINREMAALKRMFRIGMFATPPKVFRLPKFPKLTEDNIRTGFLEDAQYRKLIAYCPDLWFQTIVEMGRTYGWRISELINLKVGQIDVAARTIRLEPGTTKNKDGREVTMTANIHTLLTQCVAGKSTDSSVLTRPDGKPVRDFRETWANACRSAGVPGLLFHDLRRTAARNLRRAGIAEGVIMKIGGWRTRSVFERYAIVSQTDIADALKKLEMQ, encoded by the coding sequence ATGGCACGTCCTCGGGGAACCGGAAGTCTTTATCAGCGGAAAGACAGCGCCGTCTGGTGGATCAAGTACCACCGCAACGGAAGATCATTTCGTGAATCGACTCGCACAGAAGACAAGCGCATAGCGACTCGAATCCTGGGCAAGCGGCTGGCTGAAATCAGCACCAATACTTTCGTCGGGCCGACGCATGACCGCATCACTGTGGGTGAATTGGCGGACGATCTCTTCCGCGATTACCGCATCAATGGGCGGAAGACGACGGATGATGTACAGACTCGCTGGCGGCTGCACATCGAGCCGTTCTTCGGGTCGCGCCGGGTCATGGAAGTTACAAGCGATCTGGTAGCGAAATACGTTGACCATCGCCAGAGTGAGCAAGCCTCGAATGCGACCATCAATCGCGAGATGGCTGCGCTCAAACGGATGTTCCGTATCGGCATGTTCGCCACACCGCCAAAGGTCTTCCGTCTCCCCAAGTTTCCGAAGCTCACTGAGGACAATATCCGTACCGGGTTCCTCGAAGACGCACAGTACAGAAAGCTGATCGCATACTGCCCCGATCTCTGGTTCCAAACGATAGTCGAGATGGGGCGGACATACGGGTGGAGAATCAGCGAACTCATCAACCTCAAGGTGGGGCAAATCGATGTCGCCGCAAGGACGATTCGCCTGGAACCTGGCACCACAAAAAACAAGGACGGACGCGAGGTGACAATGACCGCGAACATCCATACTCTGCTGACACAATGTGTCGCCGGGAAGTCTACGGATTCCTCGGTGTTAACCCGCCCCGATGGGAAGCCGGTAAGGGACTTCCGCGAGACGTGGGCGAACGCCTGTAGGTCTGCCGGAGTGCCGGGTCTTCTCTTCCATGATCTGCGCCGCACTGCGGCTCGCAATCTGCGTCGAGCCGGGATCGCGGAAGGAGTCATTATGAAGATCGGAGGCTGGCGCACTCGTAGCGTATTCGAGCGCTATGCCATCGTTTCGCAGACAGATATTGCAGATGCCCTTAAGAAGTTAGAGATGCAATAG